One genomic region from Lates calcarifer isolate ASB-BC8 linkage group LG10, TLL_Latcal_v3, whole genome shotgun sequence encodes:
- the LOC108894918 gene encoding nuclear receptor-interacting protein 3: MFTGMRTENRGDSGVLDAAAVRQQRRLKQAIQFLHKDSADLLPLDGLKKLGTSKQGQPHHILQKRLLEAKLSRGRMNMCGVTPNNGGLLLSRSRFNSHEDEEEEEEDFIYVPGKCLGQEVNVLIDTGCKLNLMSSLTVERLGLKELVEENKMEMNGFPFQRKLCIDGLIKELSLNIGQLRIMCSFAIMESNRPLMSLGNKTLKSLECVIDTEKQMLVFGTAVREQVQFTKNLFSKSSSDFRDLGY; encoded by the exons ATGTTCACCGGGATGCGGACGGAGAACCGGGGGGACTCGGGGGTCCTGGATGCTGCGgctgtgaggcagcagaggaggctgaaaCAGGCGATCCAGTTCCTCCATAAAGACTCCGCTGATCTGCTGCCTCTGGATGGACTGAAGAAGCTCGGGACATCAAAACAAGGG CAGCCACATCATATTCTGCAGAAGCGTCTGCTGGAGGCCAAACTGTCCCGGGGGAGGATGAACATGTGCGGAGTAACACCAAACAACGGAGGGCTCCTTCTGAGTCGTAGCCGTTTCAATTCAcatgaggatgaggaagaagaggaggaagatttcATTTATGTGCCCGGCAAG TGTTTAGGACAGGAAGTGAATGTGCTGATCGACACAGGCTGCAAACTGAACCTGATGTCCTCGCTGACTGTGGAGAGATTAGG TTTGAAAGAGCTGGTCGAGGAGAAcaaaatggagatgaatggtTTTCCGTTTCAGCGGAAGCTCTGCATCGACGGCCTCATCAAGGAGCTCAGTCTAAACATCGGACAACTCAGGATAATGTGTTCATTCGCCATAATGG AAAGTAACAGGCCACTGATGTCGCTGGGAAACAAAACACTAAAGTCACTCGAG tgtgtaattGACACTGAGAAGCAGATGTTGGTGTTTGGGACAGCCGTGAGGGAGCAGGTTCAGTTCACCAAAAATCTGTTCAGCAAAAG CTCCTCTGACTTCAGAGACCTGGGATACTGA